Proteins found in one Pseudomonas sp. P8_241 genomic segment:
- a CDS encoding STAS domain-containing protein, with protein MPVVSEISPDGQKLTISIKGRFDFAKHQEFRESYEDKTLSAVVVDLKEATYLDSSALGMLLLLRDHAGGDDSDIQVINSTPDVRKILAISNFDKLFDIS; from the coding sequence ATGCCAGTCGTTTCAGAAATCTCCCCGGATGGGCAAAAACTGACGATATCGATCAAAGGACGATTCGATTTCGCCAAGCATCAAGAATTTCGTGAATCCTACGAAGATAAAACACTGTCAGCGGTCGTCGTCGACCTCAAGGAGGCCACCTACCTCGACAGTTCCGCATTGGGCATGTTGCTCTTGCTGCGCGACCACGCCGGCGGTGACGACTCTGACATTCAAGTGATCAACAGCACCCCGGATGTGCGAAAGATCCTCGCCATCTCCAACTTCGACAAGCTGTTCGACATCAGTTGA
- the fliF gene encoding flagellar basal-body MS-ring/collar protein FliF, which translates to MAEAVADNVPAKSTSNDGKPPLFGLSFLENLSEMTVLRQVGLLVGLAASVAIGFAVVLWSQQPDYRPLYGSLAGMDAKQVMDTLASADIPYTVEPNSGALLVKAEDLSRARLKLAGAGVTPSDGNIGFEILDKEQGLGTSQFMEATRYRRGLEGELARTISSLNNVKGARVHLAIPKSSVFVRDERKPSASVLVELYSGRSLEPGQVVAIINLVATSVPELSKSQITVVDQKGNLLSDQAENSELTMAGKQFDYSRRMESMLTQRVHNILQPVLGNDRYKAEVSADVDFSAVESTSEQFNPDQPALRSEQSVNEQRTASNGPQGVPGALSNQPPAPASAPQTTGGATASAGMVQPGQPLIDANGQQIMDPATGQPMLAPYPADKRQQSTRNFELDRSISHTKQQQGRLNRLSVSVVVDDQVVINPANGETSRAPWSADQLARFTRLVQDAVGFDASRGDSVSVINMPFSAERGEVIAEAAFYSQPWFWDIVKQLLGVLFILVLVFGVLRPVLNNITGGGKDKQLAGIGSDVELGGMGGLDGELANDRVSLGGPQSILLPSPSEGYDAQLNAIKSLVAEDPGRVAQVVKEWINADE; encoded by the coding sequence ATGGCAGAAGCAGTCGCCGATAACGTTCCGGCCAAGTCCACCTCAAACGACGGCAAGCCGCCGCTGTTCGGGTTGTCCTTTCTGGAAAACCTCTCCGAGATGACCGTGTTGCGTCAGGTAGGCCTGTTGGTTGGCCTGGCAGCGAGCGTGGCGATTGGTTTTGCCGTGGTGTTGTGGTCCCAGCAGCCGGACTATCGGCCTCTGTACGGCAGCCTTGCCGGTATGGACGCCAAACAGGTCATGGATACCCTGGCCTCGGCCGATATTCCCTACACCGTCGAACCGAACTCCGGCGCGTTGTTGGTCAAGGCCGAAGACTTGTCCCGTGCGCGGCTCAAGCTCGCGGGCGCTGGTGTCACGCCCAGCGATGGCAACATCGGCTTTGAGATTCTCGACAAGGAGCAAGGCCTGGGGACCAGCCAGTTCATGGAGGCGACCCGTTATCGTCGTGGTCTCGAAGGCGAACTGGCCCGCACCATTTCCAGCCTGAACAACGTCAAGGGTGCCCGTGTGCATCTGGCGATTCCGAAGAGTTCGGTGTTCGTGCGCGACGAACGCAAGCCCAGTGCTTCGGTTCTGGTTGAGTTGTATTCCGGTCGTTCGCTGGAGCCGGGGCAGGTCGTGGCGATCATCAACCTGGTGGCGACCAGCGTCCCTGAACTGAGCAAGTCGCAGATCACCGTGGTCGACCAGAAGGGCAACCTGCTCTCCGATCAGGCGGAAAACTCCGAACTGACCATGGCCGGCAAGCAATTCGATTACAGCCGTCGCATGGAAAGCATGCTTACCCAGCGTGTGCACAATATTCTGCAGCCGGTGCTGGGCAATGATCGCTACAAAGCCGAAGTCTCGGCCGACGTGGATTTCAGCGCCGTCGAATCGACCTCCGAGCAGTTCAACCCGGACCAACCGGCGTTGCGCAGCGAGCAGTCGGTCAACGAACAACGCACCGCCAGCAATGGCCCGCAAGGGGTGCCGGGTGCCCTGAGCAATCAGCCACCGGCGCCGGCCTCCGCGCCGCAAACCACCGGTGGCGCCACGGCGTCGGCGGGCATGGTGCAACCAGGTCAGCCGCTGATCGATGCCAACGGTCAGCAAATCATGGATCCGGCCACCGGCCAGCCGATGCTCGCGCCGTATCCGGCGGACAAGCGTCAGCAATCGACCAGGAACTTCGAGCTGGATCGTTCGATCAGCCACACCAAGCAACAGCAGGGTCGATTGAATCGCCTGTCGGTGTCGGTCGTGGTCGACGATCAGGTCGTGATCAACCCGGCCAACGGTGAAACCAGCCGCGCGCCCTGGAGCGCCGATCAATTGGCGCGCTTCACGCGGCTGGTTCAGGATGCGGTCGGTTTCGATGCCAGCCGTGGCGACAGTGTCAGCGTGATCAACATGCCGTTCTCCGCGGAGCGCGGAGAGGTGATTGCCGAAGCTGCGTTCTATTCCCAGCCGTGGTTCTGGGACATCGTCAAGCAACTGCTGGGTGTGCTGTTCATTCTGGTGCTGGTGTTCGGCGTGCTGCGTCCGGTGCTCAACAACATCACCGGTGGCGGCAAAGACAAGCAACTGGCCGGCATCGGCAGCGATGTCGAACTGGGTGGCATGGGCGGTCTGGATGGCGAACTGGCCAACGACCGTGTCAGCCTCGGCGGCCCGCAAAGCATTCTGCTGCCGAGCCCAAGCGAAGGCTATGACGCTCAGTTGAACGCAATCAAGAGTCTGGTGGCTGAAGACCCGGGTCGCGTGGCCCAGGTCGTGAAAGAGTGGATTAACGCAGATGAGTGA
- the fliJ gene encoding flagellar export protein FliJ, whose translation MAQTRAGRLAPVVEMAEKAEKTAVQRLGHFQGQVRLAESKLADLEAFRLDYQEQWIVRGSGGVSGQWLLGYQGFLAQLGTAIDQQRQSLAWHQNNLNKARETWQQAFARVEGLRKLVQRYADEARALEDRREQKLMDELSQRLPRDNPY comes from the coding sequence ATGGCCCAGACTCGTGCAGGGCGTTTGGCCCCCGTGGTGGAAATGGCCGAAAAAGCCGAGAAAACCGCGGTGCAGCGTCTGGGGCATTTCCAGGGGCAGGTGCGGCTGGCAGAAAGCAAACTCGCCGACCTCGAAGCCTTTCGTCTGGATTATCAGGAACAATGGATCGTGCGCGGCAGCGGTGGCGTCTCCGGCCAATGGTTGCTGGGCTATCAGGGCTTTCTCGCGCAACTGGGGACGGCCATCGACCAGCAGCGTCAAAGCCTCGCCTGGCATCAGAACAATCTGAACAAGGCCCGGGAAACCTGGCAGCAGGCGTTTGCCCGGGTCGAAGGTTTGCGCAAGCTGGTGCAGCGTTATGCCGATGAGGCAAGGGCGCTGGAAGATCGGCGCGAGCAAAAGTTGATGGATGAATTGTCTCAGCGCTTGCCGCGGGACAATCCGTATTGA
- the fliI gene encoding flagellar protein export ATPase FliI produces the protein MRLDRTSFAKRLSSYAEATTLAGAPILEGRLLRMVGLTLEAEGLRAAMGSRCMVINDDSYHPVQVEAEVMGFSGNKVFLMPVGSVAGIAPGARVVPLSDSGRLPMGMSMLGRVLDGAGRALDGKGGMKAEDWVPMDGPTINPLKREPISEPLDVGIRCINGMLTVGRGQRLGLFAGTGVGKSVLLGMMTRFTEADIIVVGLIGERGREVKEFIEHILGEEGLKRSVVVASPADDAPLMRLRAAMYCTRIAEYFRDKGKNVLLLMDSLTRFAQAQREIALAIGEPPATKGYPPSVFAKLPKLVERAGNAEKGGGSITAFYTVLSEGDDQQDPIADSARGVLDGHIVLSRRLAEEGHYPAIDIEASISRVMPAVVSPEHMMRAQYFKQLWSRYQQSRDLISVGAYVAGGDRETDLAISLQPQLVKYLRQGLNDSISLGESEAYLASIFAPAAGG, from the coding sequence ATGCGCCTTGACCGCACCAGCTTTGCCAAGCGCCTGAGCAGTTACGCCGAGGCCACGACACTGGCCGGCGCACCGATCCTCGAGGGGCGCCTGCTGCGCATGGTCGGCCTGACCCTCGAAGCCGAAGGCCTGCGCGCCGCCATGGGCAGCCGCTGCATGGTCATCAACGATGACAGCTATCACCCGGTGCAGGTTGAAGCCGAAGTCATGGGTTTCTCCGGCAACAAAGTCTTTCTGATGCCCGTCGGCAGCGTTGCCGGCATTGCGCCCGGCGCCCGCGTGGTGCCGCTGTCTGACAGTGGCCGGCTGCCGATGGGCATGAGCATGCTGGGGCGTGTGCTCGACGGTGCCGGGCGTGCGCTGGACGGCAAGGGCGGAATGAAAGCCGAAGACTGGGTGCCGATGGACGGCCCGACGATCAACCCGCTCAAACGCGAGCCGATCAGCGAGCCGCTGGATGTGGGCATTCGCTGCATCAACGGCATGCTGACGGTCGGTCGTGGTCAGCGGCTCGGGCTGTTCGCCGGTACCGGTGTCGGTAAATCCGTGTTATTGGGGATGATGACGCGCTTCACCGAGGCCGACATCATCGTCGTCGGGCTGATCGGTGAGCGGGGTCGTGAAGTCAAAGAGTTCATCGAGCACATCCTCGGTGAAGAAGGGCTCAAGCGTTCGGTGGTGGTGGCGTCCCCGGCGGACGATGCGCCGTTGATGCGTCTGCGCGCCGCGATGTATTGCACGCGAATCGCCGAGTATTTCCGCGACAAGGGCAAGAATGTCTTGCTGCTCATGGATTCGCTGACCCGTTTTGCCCAGGCCCAGCGGGAAATCGCCCTGGCCATCGGCGAGCCGCCCGCGACCAAGGGCTATCCGCCGTCGGTGTTCGCCAAGCTGCCGAAACTGGTGGAGCGGGCGGGTAATGCGGAGAAGGGCGGTGGCTCGATCACCGCGTTCTACACCGTGCTGTCCGAGGGCGATGACCAGCAGGATCCGATAGCCGACTCAGCGCGAGGCGTGCTCGACGGTCACATCGTGCTGTCCCGGCGACTGGCCGAAGAAGGGCATTACCCTGCCATCGATATCGAGGCCTCCATCAGCCGGGTGATGCCGGCCGTGGTTTCGCCGGAACACATGATGCGCGCGCAATACTTCAAGCAGTTGTGGTCGCGCTATCAGCAGAGCCGCGACCTGATCAGCGTCGGCGCTTACGTCGCCGGTGGCGACCGCGAGACCGATCTGGCGATTTCCCTGCAGCCGCAATTGGTCAAATACCTGCGCCAGGGCCTCAACGACAGCATCAGCCTGGGCGAAAGCGAAGCGTATCTCGCCTCGATCTTCGCGCCAGCGGCGGGCGGTTAA
- the fliG gene encoding flagellar motor switch protein FliG — protein MSDNRAATVKLNKVDKAAILLLSLGSTDAAQVLRHMGPKEVQRVGMAMAQMGNVHREQVEQVMREFVDIVGDQTSLGVGSDDYVRKMLTQALGEDKANGLIDRILLGGNTSGLDSLKWMEPRAVADVIRYEHPQIQAIVVAYLDPDQAGEVLGNFDHKVRLDIILRVSSLNTVQPAALKELNQILEKQFSGNSNASRTNLGGIKRAADIMNFLDSSIEGQLMDSIREVDEDLSGQIEDLMFVFNNLADVDDRGIQALLREVSSDVLVLALKGSDEGVKEKIFKNMSKRAAELLRDDLEAKGPVRVSDVETAQKEILTIARRMAEAGEIVLGGKGGEEMI, from the coding sequence ATGAGTGATAACCGAGCCGCTACCGTCAAACTCAACAAGGTCGACAAAGCCGCGATCCTGTTGCTGTCACTGGGCTCAACCGACGCTGCCCAAGTGCTGCGCCACATGGGGCCCAAAGAGGTTCAGCGTGTGGGCATGGCCATGGCGCAGATGGGCAATGTGCATCGCGAGCAGGTCGAGCAGGTCATGCGAGAGTTCGTCGACATCGTCGGCGACCAGACCAGCCTGGGCGTCGGCTCCGACGATTACGTGCGCAAGATGCTCACCCAGGCGTTGGGCGAAGACAAGGCCAACGGCCTGATCGACCGCATCCTGCTCGGCGGCAACACCAGCGGCCTCGACAGCCTGAAATGGATGGAGCCACGTGCCGTCGCCGACGTGATCCGCTACGAGCACCCACAGATCCAGGCGATCGTGGTGGCCTACCTCGATCCGGACCAGGCCGGTGAAGTGCTGGGCAACTTCGACCATAAGGTGCGCCTGGACATCATTCTGCGGGTTTCATCGCTGAACACGGTGCAGCCGGCAGCCCTGAAAGAACTCAACCAGATTCTCGAGAAGCAGTTCTCCGGCAACTCGAATGCCTCGCGCACCAACCTGGGCGGCATCAAGCGCGCAGCGGACATCATGAACTTCCTCGACAGCTCGATCGAAGGCCAGCTCATGGACTCGATCCGCGAAGTCGACGAAGACCTGTCCGGCCAGATCGAAGACCTCATGTTCGTGTTCAACAACCTGGCCGATGTCGACGATCGCGGCATTCAGGCGTTGCTGCGCGAGGTGTCCTCGGACGTGCTGGTGCTCGCGCTCAAAGGCTCGGACGAAGGCGTCAAGGAAAAGATCTTCAAGAACATGTCCAAGCGTGCAGCCGAACTGTTGCGCGACGACCTGGAAGCCAAAGGCCCTGTGCGCGTCAGCGATGTCGAAACCGCGCAGAAGGAAATCCTCACCATCGCCCGCCGTATGGCCGAAGCCGGAGAAATCGTGCTCGGTGGCAAGGGCGGCGAGGAAATGATCTGA
- the fliE gene encoding flagellar hook-basal body complex protein FliE, with protein sequence MSQGIEFNRLMLDMRAMQMDAMSAPKSTAAVPELAGSSFSDMLGQAVNKVNDTQQASTQLASAFEIGKSGVDLTDVMVSSQKASVSFQALTQVRNKLVQAYQDIMQMPV encoded by the coding sequence ATGAGCCAAGGTATCGAATTTAATCGATTGATGCTGGATATGCGCGCCATGCAAATGGATGCCATGTCTGCGCCGAAATCGACTGCCGCCGTCCCGGAACTGGCGGGCAGCAGCTTTTCCGACATGCTCGGTCAGGCCGTCAATAAAGTGAACGACACCCAGCAGGCTTCTACTCAGTTGGCCAGCGCTTTCGAAATCGGTAAAAGCGGTGTCGACCTGACGGACGTGATGGTTTCCTCGCAGAAAGCCAGCGTCTCATTCCAGGCGCTGACCCAAGTGCGCAACAAGCTGGTTCAGGCCTACCAAGACATCATGCAGATGCCGGTTTAA
- the fliH gene encoding flagellar assembly protein FliH: MAKHDEVHSELIRAGVVSGFDTWALPSFDPPAPEPEPQPEPEPEPPEMEEVPLEEVQPLTLEELESIRQEAYNEGFAVGEKEGFHSATLKVRQEADVALTAKVSALEQLMSRLFEPIAEQDTLIEKSLVDLVQHITRQVIQRELAIDSTQLEHVMRDALKLLPLGANNVRLYINPQDFAQVKALRERHEETWRIVEDESLLPGGCRVETEHSRIDATVETRVARVMDKLLDQLHEQALHPAAPDLSVDLTATAKPAVAPEPDAPDAP; the protein is encoded by the coding sequence ATGGCCAAGCATGATGAAGTGCACTCTGAGCTGATTCGGGCCGGGGTTGTCAGTGGTTTCGATACCTGGGCGTTGCCCAGTTTCGATCCGCCGGCACCCGAGCCTGAACCGCAGCCGGAGCCGGAACCCGAGCCGCCGGAAATGGAGGAAGTGCCGCTGGAGGAAGTCCAGCCACTGACCCTCGAAGAGCTCGAAAGCATCCGCCAGGAAGCCTACAACGAAGGCTTCGCCGTGGGCGAAAAGGAAGGCTTTCACAGCGCCACGCTCAAGGTCCGTCAGGAAGCGGACGTGGCTCTGACGGCGAAAGTCTCGGCCCTGGAGCAACTGATGTCGCGCCTGTTCGAGCCTATCGCCGAACAGGACACGCTGATTGAAAAATCCTTGGTCGATCTTGTGCAGCACATCACTCGGCAAGTGATCCAGCGCGAACTGGCGATCGATTCGACGCAACTCGAACACGTGATGCGCGACGCGCTCAAGCTATTGCCGCTGGGTGCGAACAATGTGCGGCTGTACATCAATCCGCAGGATTTCGCCCAGGTCAAAGCCCTGCGCGAACGCCATGAGGAAACCTGGCGCATTGTCGAGGATGAGTCGCTGTTGCCGGGTGGTTGCCGGGTCGAGACCGAGCACAGTCGCATCGACGCTACCGTGGAAACCCGGGTCGCGCGGGTCATGGACAAGCTGCTCGATCAGTTGCACGAACAGGCGCTGCACCCGGCCGCGCCTGACTTGAGCGTCGATTTGACGGCAACAGCCAAACCGGCGGTCGCGCCTGAACCGGATGCACCTGATGCGCCTTGA
- a CDS encoding fused response regulator/phosphatase: MQPSEPLTILIAEDSAADRMLLSSILRRQGHAVLTAADGAQAVDIFRQQQPHLVLMDAMMPVMDGFEAARQIKALSGENLVPIIFLTSLSESEALARCLEAGGDDFLAKPYNQVILAAKIKAMDRLRRLQTTVLQQRDQIARHHQYLLNEQRVAKAVFDKVAHSGCLNAAANIRYLQSPYALFNGDLLLAAYTPSGDMHVLLGDFTGHGLPAAVGAMPLAEVFYGMTAKGYGFSQTLREMNAKLKRILPVDMFCCATLLCLSIQRRSVEVWNGGMPDGYLHRMADGERTPLTARHLPLGVLGPESFDDRSEVYPMAIGDRVFLLSDGVVDTCDANDQLFGVERLQQVFAANRQPDAVFEEIEQALRDFGGESRDDVSMVEISLLEPAQTNLPALVYSDSGQSCPLDWSASFEFRAATLKRFNPLPYLLQLLLEVHGLRAQSGALYSVLAELYSNALEHGVLGLDSSLKRNASGFARYYQERSARLETLQDGFIRVHLQVNPEGEGGHLAIHVEDSGKGFDVARVMERPLDEVRLSGRGVSLIRQLGRNARWTDDGRSARVEFFWSAQA, encoded by the coding sequence GTGCAGCCCTCTGAGCCGCTCACGATCCTGATCGCCGAAGACAGCGCTGCCGATCGCATGCTGTTGTCGAGCATTCTGCGTCGGCAGGGGCACGCGGTATTGACAGCCGCCGACGGTGCGCAAGCTGTCGACATCTTCCGCCAGCAGCAGCCGCATCTGGTGTTGATGGATGCCATGATGCCGGTGATGGATGGCTTCGAGGCGGCCCGGCAGATCAAGGCGTTGTCCGGGGAAAACCTGGTGCCGATCATCTTTCTCACGTCGTTGTCCGAGAGCGAGGCCCTGGCCCGCTGCCTGGAGGCGGGAGGCGACGACTTTCTGGCGAAACCCTATAACCAGGTGATCCTCGCAGCCAAGATCAAGGCGATGGATCGATTGCGACGGCTGCAGACTACGGTGCTGCAGCAGCGTGACCAGATCGCCAGGCATCACCAATACCTGCTCAACGAGCAGCGCGTGGCCAAAGCCGTGTTCGACAAGGTTGCGCACTCCGGTTGCCTGAATGCCGCTGCCAATATCCGCTATTTGCAGTCGCCCTATGCGCTGTTCAATGGCGACCTGTTACTGGCCGCCTATACCCCTTCCGGCGACATGCATGTGCTGCTCGGCGATTTCACCGGCCACGGTTTGCCCGCTGCGGTGGGTGCCATGCCCCTGGCCGAAGTCTTTTATGGCATGACGGCCAAGGGTTACGGATTCTCGCAAACCCTGCGCGAGATGAACGCCAAGCTCAAACGCATCCTGCCAGTGGACATGTTCTGTTGCGCCACTTTGCTGTGCCTGAGTATCCAGCGGCGCTCGGTGGAGGTCTGGAATGGCGGCATGCCGGACGGATACCTGCACCGCATGGCCGACGGCGAGCGAACGCCACTGACGGCACGGCATCTGCCGCTCGGGGTGCTGGGGCCGGAGTCGTTCGATGACCGGTCAGAGGTTTATCCCATGGCCATCGGCGATCGGGTTTTCCTGCTGTCCGACGGGGTGGTCGATACCTGTGATGCCAATGATCAGCTGTTTGGCGTGGAGCGCTTGCAGCAGGTGTTCGCGGCCAATCGTCAGCCAGATGCAGTGTTCGAAGAGATCGAGCAGGCACTGCGGGATTTTGGCGGTGAGTCCCGCGACGATGTGAGCATGGTCGAGATCAGTCTGCTGGAACCTGCGCAGACAAACCTGCCGGCACTGGTGTATTCCGACAGTGGCCAATCCTGTCCGCTGGATTGGTCAGCCAGCTTCGAGTTTCGCGCCGCGACGCTCAAACGCTTCAATCCGTTGCCCTATCTGTTGCAGTTGCTGCTGGAGGTGCATGGCCTGCGGGCTCAGAGCGGGGCGCTGTACAGCGTGCTGGCGGAGCTGTACTCCAATGCGCTGGAACATGGCGTGTTGGGCCTGGACTCGAGCCTGAAACGCAATGCCTCGGGTTTTGCGCGCTATTATCAAGAGCGCAGTGCACGCCTGGAGACGCTGCAGGACGGTTTCATCCGGGTGCACTTGCAGGTAAACCCCGAAGGCGAGGGCGGTCATCTGGCCATACACGTCGAGGACAGCGGCAAGGGGTTCGATGTGGCGCGGGTGATGGAGCGGCCGCTGGATGAGGTCCGTCTGTCGGGTCGCGGGGTCAGTCTGATCCGCCAATTGGGCAGAAACGCTCGTTGGACCGACGATGGACGAAGTGCCCGCGTGGAATTTTTCTGGAGCGCTCAGGCATAA
- a CDS encoding sigma-54 dependent transcriptional regulator — MGIKVLLVEDDRALREALADTLLLAGHDYQAVGSAEEALVAVGSEAFSLVLSDVNMPGMDGHQLLGLLRARQPQLPVLLMTAHGAVERAVDAMRQGAADYLVKPFEPKALLDLVARHALGNLGVSDHDGPIAFEPASTQLLELAARVARSDSTVLISGESGTGKEVLARYIHQHSHRANQPFVAINCAAIPDNMLEATLFGHEKGSFTGAIAAQAGKFEQADGGTLLLDEISEMPLGLQAKLLRVLQEREVERVGGRKPISLDIRVVATTNRDLAAEVASGRFREDLFYRLSVFPLAWRPLRERTADILPLAERLLAKHVNKMKHAPARLSPEAQACLVGYPWPGNVRELDNAIQRALILQQGGLIQPQDFCLVGVVACAPLPVASAEPVRASQSEPESVGALGDDLRRREFQMIIDTLRTERGRRKEAAQRLGISPRTLRYKLAQMRDAGMDVEAYLFAT, encoded by the coding sequence ATGGGCATCAAGGTTTTACTGGTTGAGGACGACCGCGCTTTGCGCGAAGCACTGGCGGATACGCTGTTGCTGGCGGGGCATGATTACCAGGCTGTGGGCTCGGCGGAAGAGGCGTTGGTGGCGGTGGGCAGCGAGGCTTTCAGTCTGGTGCTCAGCGACGTCAACATGCCGGGCATGGACGGGCATCAATTGCTCGGCTTGCTACGGGCACGCCAGCCGCAATTGCCGGTGTTGCTGATGACCGCCCATGGTGCGGTGGAGCGCGCAGTCGACGCGATGCGCCAGGGCGCGGCGGACTATCTGGTCAAGCCGTTCGAGCCCAAGGCGCTGCTCGACCTGGTGGCGCGTCACGCCCTGGGCAATCTGGGTGTGTCTGACCATGACGGCCCGATTGCGTTCGAGCCGGCCAGCACCCAGTTGCTGGAACTGGCGGCGCGTGTGGCGCGCAGCGATTCCACGGTGTTGATTTCCGGTGAGTCGGGGACCGGCAAGGAAGTGCTGGCGCGGTACATCCATCAGCATTCCCATCGCGCCAATCAGCCGTTTGTGGCGATCAACTGCGCAGCGATACCGGACAACATGCTCGAAGCCACCTTGTTCGGCCACGAAAAGGGTTCTTTCACCGGCGCCATCGCCGCGCAGGCGGGCAAGTTCGAACAGGCTGACGGCGGGACGCTGCTGCTCGATGAAATTTCCGAAATGCCCCTGGGGCTTCAAGCCAAGTTGCTGCGGGTGCTTCAGGAGCGCGAAGTTGAGCGGGTGGGTGGGCGCAAGCCGATCAGTCTGGATATCCGCGTGGTTGCCACGACCAATCGGGATCTGGCGGCAGAGGTTGCGTCGGGGCGCTTCCGTGAAGATCTTTTCTATCGTCTGTCGGTGTTCCCTTTGGCCTGGCGGCCTCTGCGCGAGCGCACCGCCGATATCCTGCCGCTGGCCGAGCGTCTGCTGGCCAAGCACGTCAATAAAATGAAGCACGCGCCAGCGCGGCTGTCGCCCGAGGCTCAGGCGTGTCTGGTCGGTTATCCGTGGCCGGGGAACGTGCGGGAGTTGGACAACGCGATCCAGCGCGCCTTGATTCTTCAGCAGGGCGGGTTGATTCAGCCGCAGGATTTTTGTCTGGTCGGGGTGGTGGCCTGCGCGCCGTTGCCCGTTGCGTCGGCGGAGCCTGTTCGTGCCTCGCAAAGCGAGCCTGAATCAGTCGGTGCCTTGGGTGACGACCTGCGTCGCCGTGAATTCCAGATGATCATCGACACCTTGCGCACCGAGCGCGGTCGCCGCAAAGAGGCGGCGCAGCGCCTGGGCATCAGCCCGCGAACCCTGCGCTACAAGCTGGCGCAAATGCGCGATGCCGGCATGGATGTAGAGGCTTACCTGTTCGCGACCTGA
- a CDS encoding Hpt domain-containing protein — protein sequence MADKHLDLDILAALQEVMEEEYSTLLDTFLADCEERLDHLQKSGDIVQLIETAHSLKGSSGNMGAIHLAALCGTLESSAQDMPSVDLKALVAEIHDEFAFVRPLYEAELQRCLSEI from the coding sequence GTGGCTGATAAGCATCTAGATCTCGACATCTTGGCCGCGTTGCAGGAAGTCATGGAGGAGGAGTATTCGACGTTGCTGGATACTTTTCTTGCTGATTGCGAAGAGCGTTTAGACCACCTGCAAAAATCAGGCGACATTGTGCAGCTCATTGAAACCGCTCACAGCCTCAAAGGCAGCAGCGGCAACATGGGGGCCATCCATCTCGCGGCGTTATGCGGCACGCTCGAATCCAGTGCTCAGGACATGCCATCGGTGGACTTGAAAGCACTGGTCGCAGAAATTCACGATGAGTTCGCTTTCGTACGGCCCCTTTATGAAGCTGAGCTGCAGCGTTGCCTTTCGGAAATTTGA